A genomic region of Colletotrichum destructivum chromosome 1, complete sequence contains the following coding sequences:
- a CDS encoding Putative zn(2)Cys(6) fungal-type DNA-binding domain-containing protein: MPLNGHRQRPLLPRTAQQPPQEPNPTDGDDGNSNGRKRRRSHTSKACNFCRDKKKACDGQPECSQCLRRGLKCEYRVVTDTILKAIPAGFQLVDKQQSLSNADAADLLEILKTVPEDEALEGLQLLRTGNDPALICSALRGYDAGLSSAALNRAILPPTQSSLEFELMMRHPVAYPAWPPFQLSKLDLDFVLLPREVLWSHSGPAETADSFSPYTRRLRRDSLNSTGRVGPRNPSTLYDNRLLSVDITQWTDVPITNEFSIAVLQLYLETDYPMMPLIDVDLLLDGLLGKNEFCSRILVSGLFAWACQGYTAFEPEATVVGHYFYVEAKELWKRSKEARVEESICTVAAVQYLLMTSVSLGAGAQYVELLDDLLDMSKRLELFNVSPSHDSRLNLDSSANYRKAKSQISWVLFAYLTSFSIQLHQRLIEHPPLGPLPRDSIDAARDANTLAIGDKRRIYNAVLLKEHCRLSQIVHDVVKTMYGPKQTPCAKAVSLAFAEETYGRLLMWADSLPLELAQGDQCTHHAVVLHIYHHLAIIDLFRPFLQHNGAPRQRLPNFESEESTPDAVYAASVKQLKRIVLFYRHSHPESSYSFFWHSALLYLANAMLAEAKVPGHAPDWLFYLRLCITCYQTLYTGFPLAKGITLSLLSMALEKGAMDIPQTRAIKRDLELRGKHHMIPDQVPVYWVVDLDLAVTDPFAAHAENLVQRFRKLQLCETSETNES; encoded by the exons ATGCCCCTGAACGGTCACCGGCAGCGACCGCTTCTTCCCCGAACTGCCCAACAACCCCCCCAGGAGCCGAATCCcacggacggcgacgatggcaaCTCAAATGGACGCAAAAGACGCCGGTCCCATACCTCCAAAGCTTGCAACTTTTGCCGGGACAAGAAAAAGGCC TGCGACGGTCAGCCAGAGTGCTCGCAATGCCTGCGTCGCGGGCTCAAGTGCGAGTACAGAGTGGTCACCGACACCATTTTGAAGGCCATCCCTGCCGGCTTCCAGCTCGTTGACAAGCAGCAGTCTCTGAGcaatgccgacgccgccgacttgcTCGAAATCTTGAAAACGGTccccgaagacgaggctCTGGAGGGTCTGCAGCTCCTGAGAACCGGCAACGATCCAGCCCTCATATGCTCTGCTTTGCGGGGGTACGATGCCGGCCTATCGTCAGCTGCGCTTAACAGGGCAATCTTGCCACCCACCCAGTCCTCCTTGGAATTCGAGTTAATGATGAGGCACCCCGTTGCCTATCCTGCTTGGCCGCCGTTTCAGCTATCCAAGCTCGACTTGGACTTTGTGTTGCTTCCGAGGGAGGTACTCTGGAGTCACAGTGGCCCGGCTGA AACTGCAGACTCGTTTTCGCCTTACACCCGTCGTCTACGACGGGATAGCTTAAACTCTACGGGCCGAGTCGGGCCCCGCAACCCATCGACACTGTACGATAATCGGTTACTGAGTGTCGACATAACACAATGGACGGACGTACCCATCACCAATGAATTCTCCATTGCGGTCCTTCAGCTCTATCTCGAGACCGACTATCCGATGATGCCCCTAATTGATGTCGATCTACTTCTGGACGGGCTGCTCGGTAAGAACGAATTCTGCTCTCGGATCCTCGTCAGCGGGCTATTCGCCTGGGCTTGT CAGGGATACACGGCCTTCGAACCCGAGGCCACCGTTGTGGGCCACTACTTCTACGTGGAAGCAAAGGAACTGTGGAAGAGGAGCAAGGAGGCCCGAGTCGAAGAAAGCATCTGTACTGTGGCAGCGGTGCAGTACTTGTTGATGACTTCAGTCTCCCTCGGGGCGGGGGCGCAGTATGTCGAGTTGCTCGATGACCTCTTGGACATGTCCAAAAGGCTTGAACTGTTCAACGTCAGCCCTTCTCACGACTCACGGCTCAACCTCGACAGTAGCGCAAACTATCGAAAGGCCAAGTCCCAGATTTCTTGGGTTTTGTTCGCCTATCTCAC CTCTTTCTCGATACAGCTACATCAGCGCTTGATCGAGCACCCACCCCTCGGACCCCTGCCACGCGACAGCATAGATGCTGCGAGAGACGCCAACACCTTAGCTATAGGAGACAAACGACGGATCTACAATGCAGTCTTGCTCAAGGAGCACTGTCGCCTTTCCCAGATAGTTCACGACGTGGTCAAAACAATGTACGGGCCGAAACAGACCCCTTGCGCCAAAGCCGTCTCTCTAgccttcgccgaggagacgtACGGACGGCTTCTGATGTGGGCAGATAGCCTACCCCTAGAACTGGCTCAGGGGGACCAGTGCACACATCACGCTGTGGTCCTGCA CATCTACCACCACTTAGCTATCATCGACCTCTTCCGGCCCTTTCTTCAGCACAACggcgctcctcggcagcgACTACCTAACTTCGAGTCCGAAGAGTCCACCCCGGATGCTGTTTACGCGGCATCCGTGAAACAGTTGAAGAGAATCGTCCTCTTCTACCGGCACAGCCACCCAGAGTCGTCATACTCCTTCTTCTGGCACTCGGCGCTGCTGTACCTCGCCAACGCAATGCTCGCCGAGGCAAAGGTTCCTGGGCATGCGCCCGACTGGCTGTTCTACCTGCGCCTATGCATTACATGCTACCAGACGCTGTACACCGGCTTCCCACTGGCCAAGGGCATCACGCTGAGCCTGCTGTCCATGGCTCTCGAGAAGGGTGCGATGGACATCCCGCAGACGAGAGCGATCAAGAGGGACCTCGAGCTGCGGGGAAAGCACCACATGATCCCTGACCAGGTTCCTGTCTACTGGGTCGTGGATCTGGACCTGGCCGTGACGGATCCTTTCGCGGCGCATGCGGAGAACCTGGTGCAGAGGTTTCGGAAGCTCCAGCTTTGTGAGACGAGCGAAACGAATGAGTCTTAA